Proteins from a genomic interval of Alteromonas macleodii ATCC 27126:
- a CDS encoding type I restriction-modification system subunit M — translation MITNNNFSQTAAFIWSVADLLRGDFKQSQYGRVILPFTLLRRLECVLEESKDSVVKEAERVKAMNLPEEAQEKMLIRATQTTNNPDGLSFFNTSPMDLGKMGQSDIKANLGTYVQSFSSDAREIFEHFKFDEFVGLLDDANLLYKVVKKFATTDLSPKNISNHDMGLVFEELIRRFAESSNETAGEHFTPRDIVRLTTSLVFMEDDDALTKEGIIRTIYDPTAGTGGFLSSGMEYVHELNPNAVMRAFGQELNPESYAICKADMLIKGQDVSRIKLGNTLSNDQLPADQFDYMLSNPPFGVDWKKIESDIKDEHNLEGFDGRFGAGLPRVSDGSLLFLMHLISKMRDTQSVDGVISNGGRIGIILNGSPLFTGGAGSGESEIRRYILEADLLEAIVSLPTDMFYNTGIATYVWVLTNKKKDERKGKVQLIDGSNLYGKMRKSLGSKRNQMSDDDIKTITRAFGDFEVIDAREIDKPTEQKSNRGRQSANAKQEAPKTFASKIFNTYEFGYRRITIERPLRLSSQITDEAIESLRFAPKPFNMVMPRIYSEFGSAWNEENYGDLSQVQVEVRALIKAEFSELKEANIKDILSSKLWLFQKALMEKVQELQSKLADVAGGRDKRSDDFNQFEIDYNKALKALYIKFDAKEKKQFLDAVTTKNPDAECVVDKALKSDKKPLYGAYEYKGPVSKWKGKVVSFKQDGDLRDNENVPLNPSKITSDLIESYFLKEVAPHVSDAWINADKRDEKDGEIGIVGYEIPFNRHFYVYQPPRDLREIDKDLDAVSAEILQLLQEVHS, via the coding sequence ATGATAACGAATAACAACTTTTCTCAAACCGCTGCCTTCATCTGGTCTGTTGCCGACTTGCTTCGCGGTGATTTCAAGCAATCCCAGTATGGGCGCGTTATTCTTCCATTTACGTTACTACGTCGCCTTGAATGTGTGCTGGAAGAGTCAAAAGACTCAGTAGTAAAAGAAGCTGAACGGGTAAAGGCAATGAACTTGCCCGAAGAAGCTCAGGAAAAGATGCTTATAAGGGCAACGCAAACCACCAATAACCCCGATGGTTTGTCTTTCTTCAATACCTCGCCGATGGATCTCGGCAAAATGGGACAAAGTGACATCAAGGCTAACCTGGGTACTTATGTTCAAAGCTTTTCATCTGATGCCCGTGAAATATTTGAGCACTTCAAATTCGACGAGTTTGTAGGTCTGCTTGACGATGCCAACTTGCTGTACAAAGTCGTTAAGAAGTTCGCTACTACAGACTTAAGCCCAAAAAACATATCAAACCACGATATGGGGTTGGTGTTTGAAGAATTAATCCGCCGCTTCGCTGAAAGTTCTAATGAAACGGCAGGGGAACATTTTACTCCTCGCGATATTGTAAGGCTAACAACCTCTTTGGTATTCATGGAAGATGATGATGCGTTAACTAAAGAAGGCATTATCAGAACCATATACGATCCAACGGCAGGTACGGGCGGTTTTCTCTCATCTGGGATGGAATACGTGCATGAACTGAACCCCAATGCAGTCATGCGAGCATTCGGTCAGGAACTTAACCCAGAGTCATACGCTATCTGTAAAGCTGACATGCTGATAAAAGGGCAGGATGTAAGCCGTATCAAATTAGGTAACACCTTATCGAACGATCAGCTACCTGCCGACCAGTTTGACTACATGCTTTCTAATCCACCGTTTGGTGTGGACTGGAAGAAGATAGAGAGTGACATTAAAGACGAGCACAACTTAGAAGGTTTTGATGGCCGCTTTGGCGCAGGTCTGCCCCGAGTATCAGACGGCTCCTTGCTCTTTCTCATGCATCTCATCAGTAAAATGCGAGATACGCAGTCTGTTGATGGTGTTATTAGCAATGGCGGGCGTATTGGCATCATTCTGAACGGTTCACCACTTTTTACAGGTGGGGCCGGAAGCGGTGAAAGTGAAATTCGACGTTACATCTTAGAAGCTGATTTGCTGGAAGCTATCGTTTCATTGCCGACGGACATGTTTTACAACACGGGTATTGCTACTTACGTTTGGGTGCTAACTAATAAGAAAAAAGACGAACGTAAAGGCAAAGTGCAGCTTATCGATGGCTCAAACCTCTACGGAAAAATGCGTAAGTCACTTGGTTCCAAACGTAATCAGATGAGTGACGACGATATTAAAACAATCACTCGTGCCTTTGGTGATTTTGAAGTCATTGATGCTCGCGAAATAGACAAACCAACAGAACAAAAATCAAATCGTGGACGTCAGTCCGCCAATGCGAAACAAGAAGCGCCGAAGACGTTTGCTAGCAAAATATTCAATACCTATGAGTTTGGGTATCGCCGCATAACGATTGAAAGACCATTACGTTTATCTTCTCAAATCACCGATGAAGCTATCGAATCCCTACGTTTTGCTCCCAAACCTTTCAACATGGTTATGCCGCGAATTTACAGTGAATTTGGTTCAGCGTGGAATGAAGAGAATTACGGTGACTTAAGCCAAGTTCAGGTAGAGGTTCGAGCACTGATAAAAGCAGAATTCAGTGAACTGAAAGAAGCAAATATCAAAGACATACTGAGCAGCAAACTGTGGTTGTTTCAGAAAGCGTTAATGGAGAAGGTGCAAGAGCTTCAGTCGAAACTTGCAGACGTTGCAGGTGGTAGAGATAAGCGTTCCGATGACTTTAACCAATTCGAAATCGACTACAACAAAGCGTTGAAAGCACTATATATCAAGTTTGATGCAAAAGAGAAAAAACAGTTTCTCGATGCCGTAACGACTAAAAATCCAGATGCAGAATGTGTTGTTGATAAAGCCCTGAAAAGTGACAAGAAACCGCTCTATGGTGCGTATGAATACAAAGGCCCTGTTAGTAAGTGGAAAGGTAAAGTAGTGTCGTTTAAGCAAGACGGTGACCTGCGAGATAACGAAAATGTGCCGCTAAACCCAAGCAAAATTACGTCAGATTTGATCGAGTCCTACTTCTTAAAAGAAGTCGCGCCTCATGTTTCAGATGCCTGGATAAATGCTGATAAGCGAGACGAGAAAGACGGTGAGATTGGCATTGTTGGCTATGAAATACCGTTCAATCGACATTTCTATGTGTATCAGCCGCCTCGTGATTTAAGAGAGATAGATAAAGATTTGGATGCAGTGAGTGCCGAAATCTTGCAACTGTTGCAAGAGGTGCACTCATAA
- a CDS encoding restriction endonuclease subunit S — MGFNVAYPEYKQSDEDWLGDVPSTWEIKMIKHLSPVKRGASPRPIDDPKYFDDENGEYAWVRIADVTASNSYLHHTTQKMSKIGSSLSVKLEPNQLFLSIAGTVGKPCINKIKVCIHDGFVYFPDLSIPHKFLYYVFAGEQAYKGLGKMGTQLNLNTDTVGSIKVALPKDEIEIQGIIDFLDHETAKIDTLIEKQQQLIKLLKEKRQAVISHAVTKGLNPYAPMKDSGVEWLGEVPEHWSPATPIKYLSSLKGRLGWQGLKADEYKDDGPHVVSSAHFNNHEINWGMCPRVSEERYELDSNIQLESGDILLMKDGAAMGKLAYVDDLPGKACLNSHLLLFRPLLRDDIKTFHTKFMFYLMQTEHFQGFIRNNGTGATFLGISQQAIGNHRLILPDYEEQLSIAKFLDEQVSKLSALENKKNQMMALLFERRAALISAAVTGKIDVRNWKPIDNKNTEKVEVTA; from the coding sequence ATGGGCTTTAATGTCGCATATCCAGAATATAAGCAGTCAGATGAAGACTGGCTTGGAGATGTCCCCTCTACTTGGGAAATAAAGATGATTAAGCATCTAAGCCCAGTAAAACGAGGCGCTTCACCTAGACCCATAGATGACCCGAAATATTTTGACGATGAAAACGGAGAATATGCTTGGGTGCGAATAGCTGATGTGACAGCCTCTAACAGTTATCTCCATCATACTACTCAGAAAATGTCTAAAATTGGCAGTTCTTTGAGCGTTAAATTAGAGCCTAACCAGTTGTTCTTAAGTATTGCAGGTACTGTTGGTAAGCCTTGTATCAACAAAATCAAAGTTTGTATACACGATGGTTTTGTCTACTTTCCAGATTTAAGTATCCCACACAAATTTTTATATTATGTGTTTGCAGGTGAACAGGCTTATAAAGGACTGGGAAAAATGGGGACTCAGTTAAATTTAAATACTGATACGGTGGGAAGTATCAAAGTTGCGTTGCCAAAAGACGAAATTGAAATTCAGGGTATTATAGATTTCCTAGATCACGAAACCGCAAAAATCGACACCCTAATCGAAAAGCAGCAACAGCTTATCAAGCTCCTAAAAGAAAAGCGCCAAGCGGTTATCAGTCATGCCGTAACCAAAGGCTTGAACCCTTATGCACCAATGAAAGATTCTGGTGTGGAATGGTTGGGTGAAGTGCCAGAACATTGGAGTCCAGCGACTCCAATTAAATATCTATCTTCATTGAAAGGACGATTAGGTTGGCAAGGTCTCAAAGCCGATGAGTATAAAGATGATGGCCCTCATGTCGTAAGTAGTGCTCATTTTAATAACCATGAAATAAACTGGGGTATGTGCCCTAGAGTTTCTGAAGAAAGATATGAGTTGGATTCAAATATCCAGCTTGAAAGTGGTGATATCTTGCTAATGAAAGATGGTGCAGCAATGGGGAAACTTGCTTATGTCGATGACTTGCCAGGAAAAGCCTGCCTCAATAGTCATTTGCTACTCTTTAGACCCTTGCTAAGAGATGATATTAAGACTTTTCACACCAAGTTTATGTTTTACTTAATGCAAACTGAGCACTTTCAAGGTTTTATTAGAAACAATGGTACAGGTGCTACTTTTCTAGGAATTTCACAGCAAGCCATTGGGAATCATCGATTAATCTTGCCTGATTATGAAGAACAACTCTCTATTGCAAAGTTTTTGGACGAGCAAGTAAGTAAATTAAGCGCACTAGAAAACAAAAAAAATCAGATGATGGCGCTTTTATTTGAGCGACGAGCAGCCTTAATCTCAGCAGCAGTTACAGGCAAAATCGATGTTAGAAACTGGAAACCAATAGATAATAAGAATACAGAGAAAGTGGAGGTAACAGCATGA